The DNA window TGCAAAACAATTTTATCAAGTTCTTGAAAAAATAATGCTTGTTTTAGTAGTGATTATGCTACTAGCATTTCTAATCACTGTGATTGTAGTTCAACCATCAATAATAGATATTTTTAAAGGATTTATACCAGTATTGCCTGAGGGCAGTATGGGGTTAATCATAGCTCTTTTTGCTACAAGCTTTTCCATCGTAGGTGCCTTATATCAATCTTATTTAGTTAAAGAGAAGGGCTGGAAAATCACGGATGCTGCAAGTGGTCGAAAGGAATCATTTTTAGGAATCTTTCTTCTGGGTTTTATTTCTTTTTTAATAATGATCACAGCTGCAACTATTCTAAAGCCTCAGGGACTTGTTGTGAATGATGCAACTGAAATGGGCTTAGCTTTAGAACCACTTTTCGGTAGCTGGTCTACTTTTGTCTTTATGCTCGGCCTGTTCGGGGCGTCCTTTTCTTCACTAATGGGGAATGCCACGATTGGCGGATCTTTGCTAGCTGATGGTCTAGGGCTAGGAAGCAGCCTATCAAATATAAAAGTGAAACTACTCATTATTTTAGTGATGCTCTTCGGTTCCATCATTGGGATTGTATTTGGTTCTGCTCCATTGAATCTAATTATTTTTGCACAAGCCATTACAATATTTGTTGTGCCTTTTATCGCTATTGCTATTTTAGTAGTAGCTAATGATAAAAACATTATGGGTGAGCTTAAAAACAAACTATTAAGTAATGTCCTAGGGGTTATCGGATTACTCGTTTTAATTTATTTAGCATTCAATAATATAAAAAATATCTTTTTCTCATAAGAGATAGGAGGAATTTATTTGAAAACAGTTGAAGAATTAGAGAATTTAATGACCGAGCCATCTGATGCACTAGTAGAGGATATGCGAAAAATAGAAGGGAATATTTTGATATTAGGCATTGGTGGTAAAATGGGACCTACTTTAGGGATAATGGCAAAACGAGCTATTGATAAAGCAGGGTTAGATAAGAAAGTGATAGGGGTATCCCGCTTTTCAAATGGAACATTACAAGAGGATTTAGAAAAAGCAGGAATCGAAACAATTTCCACAGATTTGCTAAACGATGAACAATTGAAACTTCTTCCGAAAGAGAAAAATATCATTTATATGGCAGGGAATAAATTCGGTACAACTGGCAATGAACACTTCACCTGGGCAATGAATACATATCTTCCTGGTAGAGTTGCAGAGCACTTTAAAGGCTCCAACATTGTGGCTTTCTCAACGGGGAATGTATATCCATTAGTGCCTTTGACATTAGGTGGATGTGATGAAAAGCATGAGGTCGCTCCAGTTGGAGAGTATGGTCAATCCTCCCTTGGAAGAGAACGAGTGTTTACTTATTTCTCTCATAAAGATAACACGCCATTAACTGTTTTCAGGTTAAATTATGCGATCGATATGAGATATGGTGTATTACTTGAAATTGCTCGTTCAGTATATAACGAGATTCCATTAGATTTATCCATGGGTCATGTAAATGTAATTTGGCAGGGAGATGCGAACGAATATGCAATTAGGTCGTTATTAATCGCTAGCTCACCTCCAGCCATTCTAAATGTAACGGGACCAGAAACGTTACCAGTTCGATGGCTTGCAAATGAGTTCGGAAAATTGCTAGGGAAAACTCCGGTATTTGAAGGGATAGAAAAGGAAAATGCATTACTAAATAATGCTAGTAAATCACATAAGCTATTTGGATATCCGCGTGTCTCCATACGTGAAATGATTGAATGGACAGCAGACTGGGTAGCAAATGATGGAGAAACGATCAATAAACCAACTCACTTTCAGGAAAGGAAGGGGCAATTCTAAATGACTTTATCGCAAGAACTAGAGAAACATCTACATGAAGGAGCCTTTATCCCAGCTCATCCTTTAGCATTGACAAGTGATAAACAATTGGATGAATATTCCCAAAGAAGATTGACTAGATACTATATAGAGGCTGGAGTAGGCGGGATTGCAGTTGGCGTTCATACAACTCAATTTGAAATAAGAGACCCAGCGTTTAATCTGTACGAAATTGTTTTACGTTTGGCGATGGAGGAAGTTGAAAAAGCACAGTTACAGCGTCCGTTCATCAAAATAGCAGGTGTCTGCGGAGGTACCGAACAAGCATTAGAAGAAACGAAAATAGCTAAAAGACTAGGCTATGATCTGGTGCTTTTAAGTAACGGTGGGTTACATGATTATTCAGAAAAGGAACTTATTGAACGGACGAAAGTTGTTGCGGAGGAATTACCGGTATTTGGGTTTTATTTACAGCCAGCTGTTGGAGGACGAATTTTTAGCTACGAATTTTGGGAGGAATTTGCCAGTATCCAAAACGTAGTAGGTATTAAAATGGCGCCTTTTGATCGTTATTTAACATTGGATGTAATTCGAGCTGTTTGTGCCTCTCCAAGAAGAGATGAAATTGCACTCTACACTGGAAATGACGATAATATTGTTTTGGATTTATTTACAACATACGAATTTGAAGTGGATGGCCAAATGGAAAGTAAAAGCATAGTGGGTGGTCTTTTAGGTCATTGGTCGGTATGGACGCACGAGGCCGTAAACCTTTTTGAAAAAATAAAACAGGCTCGACTTCATAACGAACTAGATAATCGTTGGTTTTCCATTGCTCAAAATGTAACAGATGCAAATTCTGCATTCTTTGATTCTAAAAATGCCTTCAAGGGAAGTATTGCTGGGATTAATGAAGTACTAACTAGACAAGGGCTACTGCAGGGGAATTGGTGTTTAACTGATCATGAAGTATTAAGTCCAGGTCAAGCAGAGGAAATCAATCGTGTTTATGCAACCTATCCACAGTTAAATGATGATGCATTTGTACAGGATTTTCTTCGTCGTGATAAAGAATAATAAGTAGTAGGAAAAGACACATTAGCAGTCATGTGTCTTTTCGTGCTGGAAAGGAAGATTGGTTTGAAAACTCATATAAAGGTAGGAGTGATTGGACCACGATGGATTTATGACACGCTTGTCCGCTGTTTTAATCTTTTTCCTACCATTCAACCGATATTTCGTTTGTCTGATGATATGGATAAAGCAAAAGAATTCACTGTGGAACTTAAGGATAAAGTGGATTGTTTATTTTATTCGGGAAGAATTCCATACTTGGTCGCTAAAGAAGAAGTGCCAATGGAAGTTCCTTCATTTTATATACCGTTAAAAGGAGCAGGCTTATACCAGGCACTATATAAAATGAAAAGTAAAATGAATTTCACACATCTAAGCATTGATGGAATTCAAAATGATTATATTGAAATTGCAAAAAAAAATTTAGAAGAAACGTTTAGTTACGACAACTACAATGATTTAGTTTCGTTTGAAAATGTGGATGATATAGTAAACTTTCATGTGGAGAATGTGGCAATAAATTCTAACTCAGTTGTAATTACAAGTTTAAAATTAGTAAGTGAATTATTGACAAGGAATAATATAGTGAATGAATGGCTGAAGCCTTCAGAAGAAGATATTATTGTTGCGATAGAACGAATGTTATTAGGAACTAATCAACGAAAACAAAAAGAAATGCAAATTATAATAGGAAGAATCTTTATAGAAAATTCAACTACGCTAGCCACTGATTTTATGACAGAGCAGCAAATTCAAAAAAGAAATCATACTACATATCGATTTCTCCTCCATTTTGCTGAGCAAATGAGCGGTTATTTGACCGCATTGAGTAGTACTGAATACTTGTTTGTCACAAACCGTGGAATATTTGAAAGGGTTACAGAAGGTTATAAAGTATTGCCGATGGTAGATGAGTTAAAGAAAAAATTAGGAGTAACTTTATCAATTGGGGTAGGCTTTGGATTTTCTGCATTAGAAGCAGGTTCCCATGCGAGAGTAGCACTTATTCAAGCGCAAGAAAATGGAGGGGCTGGCTGCTATATCGTTAATGAGGATAGAAGTGTATTTGGACCAATTGATATAACTGCACCTATGAAATACCCACTTGCGGTGACAGATCAGCTATTAATACAACAATCAGAGGCAGTTGGTATGAATGCAGCGAACATAGAAAAGACGATGGCACTAATTGGAAGAAAAAAGAAAAATGAATTTACGGCCCATGAGCTAGCTTCGGTACTTGGAATTACACCAAGGAGTGCGCATAGAATTGTTCAATCTTGGTTAGATGCTTCTTTAATCGAGGTGATTGGGACAGAGAAAATATCTAGAAGAGGCAGGCCACGGCAAGTTTTCACTCTACTAAATAGTGAGGAGAATAGCATATGAAAATAGGTTTAATCGGTTTGGATACGTCACATAGTGAAATTTTCACGAGATTATTAAATGATTCGGAGGATTCTTATCATGTTACAGGGGCTGAAATAACACATGCTATCCCAACATATTCAGAGGATTTACCTATTAGCCGAGAACGTTTCACTAATTACTATGAAATAGTCACCAATAAATATGGAGTTATTCCAGTTGAAGACGTTGAAGAGCTTATGGCTGCTGTCGATGCTGTAATCATTGGGACAGTAGATGGAAGAAATCATCTAGATTGGTTTAAGAAAATAGTGAGCTATAGTAAACCAATTTTCATCGATAAACCAGTTGTCATGAGTAGCAGGGAAATGCAAGAATTGATCCGTTTAAGTAGTGAACATAACACACCGGTCATGAGTTCCTCATCTTTAAGATATTCAGAATCTGTTGCATCCGTTGCGAATAACCCAGATATACAGAGTGGCTACTTTTTCGGACCGACCCCTCGTCAAGAACAAATCTCAGGATACTTTTGGTATGGAATTCACTTACTTGAAATGGTTGTCACAATCTTTGGTACTGAAGTTGAAAAAATGAAAATAGAGAAATATACGGATTGTGAACAAATTCATATGACATTTGCTAGTGGAAAACATGTAATCATTCGAGGAGAAAACGAGTGGCATAATCGTTTTGGAGCAATCCTTCATTCTAAGGCAAGTGTTCAATCCCTACGCTTGTGGGAAGAAGATAAACCTTATTATGCTGGTTTAATCGAGCAAGTCGTTCAGTTTTTTGAAACTGGATTATCTCCGGTAGGGATAGAAGAGACCGAGAAAATCGTTGGTTTGATTGAAAAGATCAATCTATTAAGTAATGAGTAGTGAGCCGTTAGAGGTGATTCAATCACTTCTAGCGGCCTATCTTTTTGCCCCAAAGTGGGGAAAAAGTGGGAGAGAAAAAAGGAAACAGCCAAAAGTAACAGCGGTTGATTTCTACAAATACCTGCAGAAAATTTTGACGGACCTACGACTCACGGCATTCATCAAAACCTAGGAATTTTAGTTGCATATATGCCCTGGTCAAAACCGATCTAGGCAGCTTGTAGTAAATAAACGAAAGAAGCCGTATATTCGATTAATAAAATCGTGATATACGGCTTTTTGTGATACGTACCGGAATAGTGGGCATATTTTTTATAATTCGGGCTTACGGAGCTCTTTTGCCAAAGTATAATTTTTTATTAATAAGCCGGCCAGAAAATATTCCCTGGCCGACATGTATTCAATATTTCTCTTCAAAATAGGCAGTCTTTACAAAGTAGCTAACTATACCGGTGTTGATATCAACCTTGACTTTTTTCGCGTCTGCAGGAAGTTTGATATCTTTTATAGTTGTACCATTCTTGTCTATTATAGAAGCTCCAGTTGTGGTATATGTTTCCCAGTCATAATTTAATATAGCAAATTGATTTAGGGTTTTAGAGTGATCTTCAATATAATAGAAAGTTTTATCTTTTACTTCAACCATTTTTCCAGTTGCAAAGTCATAGACGGATGTTTGGTAGTCAGCGTTTTCAAAGTATATACCTGAATCGGTGAACTTGTAATTTGCAGGTCCACAAGGGAGCATACCTTGTATATCGTCTTTAATCGATTTTAATTGTGTCGATTTCTTTCCGTTGAGGTCCATTTTATAGAATTTATTGTCCTTTAAGTAATAAATTTCATTGGTATCTGAAAGAATATAATCATCTATAGACTTAGCTATTTCTACTTTATTTTTACCATTAGCATCCATTTTATATAGGGTGTAATTTTCTAAAAAGTCTTTATTTACTTTCGTATAATAGATAGTGTTTTCCTTAACCTGTACTGCATCCCCAGTAGCATTTGCTAGAGTATCCTTAGTTAGTAGTGTCTCTTTTCCGTTAGCAGCTTTTTTATAAAGTAAAGTGAAAGCGGAGACAGCACCTCCACAGCCACCTGAATGTGTAGTTTCCCCTAAGTACTTCTGAAACAGTAGTTCTTTTCCAATTTCAAGAGGATCAGAGAACTGTGTATAATCCGGATAGTACTCTTCTAATACTTGTTTTGATGTGGTGACTTCACCTAGTTTAAAATGTCTATTATCTTCATTTACGTCTAATTTGACTACGGGTTTTTCTATTTCTACTAGCTTATGAGTATTATCTTTAATGATCAAAGTAGCTTTCTTTGTATTCGGTACTACTTGATAAATTCCAGGTGCAGCTCCGTTTTCATAAGAAAGTGGAACATAAATTGCTTTTCCAGCAGCCAGTGATTGGCTTGGCAATAAAAGCATAGACGTTAAAACTATCCACCCGATGATTCGTTTCTTTTTAAATGACATAAATAATCCCCATTCCTACTGAGTATTTTTTACTACAATAGTTATATTGTATGGTGAAATATAGACCGCATATACGTAGTTTCGTTCCACAAATACCGACATATTTGGCATGGGTTTTTCTTCATATAAAAGCATTTAGCTCGGCGGCGTTACCCCGTGGAAAGCGAATACCAGAACTCTAAATTACTAGAAAATAGTGTTGGCTTTCTCTATATTATCGAGATAGCCAACACTATTTTTATTTATATGGACTTTTTAAGTGACCTCGACGCAGTCACTTCACACTCCAAATTATTCCGTTACTTATTAACCATAAGTGGGTATATCCTACCTGCATAACTCGTATATATAATTCAATGTGAAAAACTGAAGGAGGTTTACATGTACAAAAAGTTATTAGCAATTTTTATTGTATTAGTATTGGTCGCTGTCCCAAA is part of the Psychrobacillus sp. FSL H8-0483 genome and encodes:
- a CDS encoding DUF5050 domain-containing protein, translating into MSFKKKRIIGWIVLTSMLLLPSQSLAAGKAIYVPLSYENGAAPGIYQVVPNTKKATLIIKDNTHKLVEIEKPVVKLDVNEDNRHFKLGEVTTSKQVLEEYYPDYTQFSDPLEIGKELLFQKYLGETTHSGGCGGAVSAFTLLYKKAANGKETLLTKDTLANATGDAVQVKENTIYYTKVNKDFLENYTLYKMDANGKNKVEIAKSIDDYILSDTNEIYYLKDNKFYKMDLNGKKSTQLKSIKDDIQGMLPCGPANYKFTDSGIYFENADYQTSVYDFATGKMVEVKDKTFYYIEDHSKTLNQFAILNYDWETYTTTGASIIDKNGTTIKDIKLPADAKKVKVDINTGIVSYFVKTAYFEEKY
- a CDS encoding Gfo/Idh/MocA family oxidoreductase encodes the protein MKIGLIGLDTSHSEIFTRLLNDSEDSYHVTGAEITHAIPTYSEDLPISRERFTNYYEIVTNKYGVIPVEDVEELMAAVDAVIIGTVDGRNHLDWFKKIVSYSKPIFIDKPVVMSSREMQELIRLSSEHNTPVMSSSSLRYSESVASVANNPDIQSGYFFGPTPRQEQISGYFWYGIHLLEMVVTIFGTEVEKMKIEKYTDCEQIHMTFASGKHVIIRGENEWHNRFGAILHSKASVQSLRLWEEDKPYYAGLIEQVVQFFETGLSPVGIEETEKIVGLIEKINLLSNE
- a CDS encoding Nramp family divalent metal transporter, which gives rise to MDVEGKTVSAKGSEGIKKKNIFNYLGPALITSALVLGPGSVTLSSKIGAIYGTQLVWAIILAIILMMVYTEMSTRIGLTAKHSFIQTIKKKWGLSAGVLIGVGAFLVTASFQAGNAIGTGIAISTVTNMDPTIWIIIFTLISIGLLFAKQFYQVLEKIMLVLVVIMLLAFLITVIVVQPSIIDIFKGFIPVLPEGSMGLIIALFATSFSIVGALYQSYLVKEKGWKITDAASGRKESFLGIFLLGFISFLIMITAATILKPQGLVVNDATEMGLALEPLFGSWSTFVFMLGLFGASFSSLMGNATIGGSLLADGLGLGSSLSNIKVKLLIILVMLFGSIIGIVFGSAPLNLIIFAQAITIFVVPFIAIAILVVANDKNIMGELKNKLLSNVLGVIGLLVLIYLAFNNIKNIFFS
- a CDS encoding dihydrodipicolinate synthase family protein codes for the protein MTLSQELEKHLHEGAFIPAHPLALTSDKQLDEYSQRRLTRYYIEAGVGGIAVGVHTTQFEIRDPAFNLYEIVLRLAMEEVEKAQLQRPFIKIAGVCGGTEQALEETKIAKRLGYDLVLLSNGGLHDYSEKELIERTKVVAEELPVFGFYLQPAVGGRIFSYEFWEEFASIQNVVGIKMAPFDRYLTLDVIRAVCASPRRDEIALYTGNDDNIVLDLFTTYEFEVDGQMESKSIVGGLLGHWSVWTHEAVNLFEKIKQARLHNELDNRWFSIAQNVTDANSAFFDSKNAFKGSIAGINEVLTRQGLLQGNWCLTDHEVLSPGQAEEINRVYATYPQLNDDAFVQDFLRRDKE
- a CDS encoding NAD(P)-dependent oxidoreductase — its product is MKTVEELENLMTEPSDALVEDMRKIEGNILILGIGGKMGPTLGIMAKRAIDKAGLDKKVIGVSRFSNGTLQEDLEKAGIETISTDLLNDEQLKLLPKEKNIIYMAGNKFGTTGNEHFTWAMNTYLPGRVAEHFKGSNIVAFSTGNVYPLVPLTLGGCDEKHEVAPVGEYGQSSLGRERVFTYFSHKDNTPLTVFRLNYAIDMRYGVLLEIARSVYNEIPLDLSMGHVNVIWQGDANEYAIRSLLIASSPPAILNVTGPETLPVRWLANEFGKLLGKTPVFEGIEKENALLNNASKSHKLFGYPRVSIREMIEWTADWVANDGETINKPTHFQERKGQF